Proteins encoded by one window of Cannabis sativa cultivar Pink pepper isolate KNU-18-1 chromosome 4, ASM2916894v1, whole genome shotgun sequence:
- the LOC133037409 gene encoding calcium-dependent protein kinase 10-like: MMKLPDHPNIVKLKAFCEDRNNFYLIMELCKGGELVDLIKAKNYLSEAEAAPVAKMIVKAIMTCHTNGIMHRDLKPENLLFLNNKQDSPLKLIDFGFSAFFKANQRFSNIVGTLYYAAPEILSKWKCHGPEVDIWSAGVIIYIMLCGNFPFYPEFSDDSSYDHSITQMSCAILKGDIDFQTQPWPRISESAKSLIRQMLERDPKKRLTAQQVLGN; this comes from the coding sequence ATGATGAAGTTGCCAGATCACCCAAACATTGTGAAGTTAAAAGCATTTTGTGAGGACAGAAACAACTTTTACCTAATTATGGAGCTTTGTAAAGGAGGCGAGTTGGTGGATCTAATTAAGGCTAAAAACTACTTGAGTGAGGCAGAGGCAGCTCCTGTGGCTAAGATGATAGTCAAGGCAATCATGACATGTCATACTAATGGGATCATGCATAGAGATTTGAAGCCTGAAAACTTGTTGTTCCTTAACAACAAACAAGACTCGCCTCTCAAACTCATTGATTTTGGATTTTCTGCCTTTTTTAAGGCTAATCAAAGGTTTTCAAATATAGTGGGGACTCTGTATTATGCAGCCCCAGAGATTTTGAGCAAATGGAAGTGTCATGGGCCAGAAGTGGATATTTGGAGTGCTGGAGTTATCATTTACATTATGTTGTGTGGTAATTTCCCATTTTATCCTGAATTCTCAGATGATTCAAGTTATGATCATAGCATTACTCAGATGAGTTGTGCTATTTTAAAAGGGGACATAGATTTTCAAACACAGCCGTGGCCTCGAATTTCTGAGAGTGCTAAGAGTCTTATAAGGCAAATGCTAGAGCGTGATCCAAAAAAGCGTTTAACTGCTCAACAAGTTCTTGGTAATTAA
- the LOC133036572 gene encoding calcium-dependent protein kinase 10-like, with product MMTLSDHPNIVKLKAFREDEDFFYFIMELCEGGELFDRIEAKDYLTEAEAAPVAKMIAKAVCMCHVAGVIHRDLKPENFLFLNNQPDSPLKLIDFGFSVFFKPNQRFSDIVGTLSYVAPEMLSQWKRHGPEVDIWSAGVIIYIMLCGHFPFYLNSDLDFDKTTQTTCAILKGDIDFETQPWPQISESAKSLIRQMLERDPKKRLTAQQVLGNY from the coding sequence ATGATGACATTGTCGGATCACCCGAACATTGTGAAGCTAAAGGCATTTCGTGAAGATGAAGACTTCTTTTACTTTATTATGGAGCTTTGTGAGGGAGGCGAGTTGTTTGATCGAATTGAGGCTAAAGACTACTTGACCGAGGCAGAGGCAGCCCCTGTGGCTAAGATGATAGCCAAGGCAGTTTGTATGTGCCATGTGGCTGGGGTCATACATAGAGATTTGAAGCCTGAAAACTTTTTGTTCCTTAACAACCAACCAGACTCCCCTCTCAAACTCATTGATTTTGGATTTTCTGTGTTTTTTAAACCTAATCAAAGGTTTTCAGATATAGTGGGGACTCTGTCTTATGTAGCTCCGGAAATGTTGAGCCAATGGAAGCGTCATGGACCAGAAGTGGATATTTGGAGTGCTGGAGTTATCATTTACATTATGTTATGTGGTCATTTCCCATTTTATCTTAATTCAGATTTAGATTTTGATAAAACTACTCAGACAACTTGTGCTATTTTAAAAGGAGACATAGACTTTGAAACACAACCGTGGCCTCAAATTTCTGAGAGTGCTAAGAGTCTTATTAGGCAAATGCTAGAGCGTGATCCAAAAAAGCGTTTGACTGCTCAACAAGTGCTTGGTAATTACTAA
- the LOC133036573 gene encoding calcium-dependent protein kinase 10-like has product MMTLSDHPNIVKLKAFREDEDFFYFIMELCEGGELFDRIEAKDYLAKAGGPVAKMIAKAVCMCHVAGVIHRDLKPENFLFLNNQPDSPLKLIDFGFSVFFKPNQRFSDIVGTLSYVAPEMLSQWKRHGPEVDIWSAGVIIYIMLCGHFPFYLNSDLDFDKTTQTTCAILKGDIDFETQPWPQISESAKSLIRQMLERDPKKRLTAQQVLGNY; this is encoded by the coding sequence ATGATGACATTGTCGGATCACCCGAACATTGTGAAGCTAAAGGCATTTCGTGAAGATGAAGACTTCTTTTACTTTATTATGGAGCTTTGTGAGGGAGGCGAGTTGTTTGATCGAATTGAGGCTAAAGACTACTTGGCCAAGGCAGGCGGCCCTGTGGCTAAGATGATAGCCAAGGCAGTTTGTATGTGCCATGTGGCTGGGGTCATACATAGAGATTTGAAGCCTGAAAACTTTTTGTTCCTTAACAACCAACCAGACTCGCCTCTCAAACTCATTGATTTTGGATTTTCTGTGTTTTTTAAACCTAATCAAAGGTTTTCAGATATAGTGGGGACTCTGTCTTATGTAGCTCCGGAAATGTTGAGCCAATGGAAGCGTCATGGACCAGAAGTGGATATTTGGAGTGCTGGAGTTATCATTTACATTATGTTATGTGGTCATTTCCCATTTTATCTTAATTCAGATTTAGATTTTGATAAAACTACTCAGACAACTTGTGCTATTTTAAAAGGAGACATAGACTTTGAAACACAACCGTGGCCTCAAATTTCTGAGAGTGCTAAGAGTCTTATTAGGCAAATGCTAGAGCGTGATCCAAAAAAGCGTTTGACTGCTCAACAAGTGCTTGGTAATTACTAA
- the LOC133036574 gene encoding calcium-dependent protein kinase 10-like, which translates to MMTLSDHPNIVKLKAFREDEDFFYFIMELCEGGELFDRIEAKDYLTEAEAAPVAKMIAKAVCMCHVAGVIHRDLKPENFLFLNNQPDSPLKLIDFGFSVFFKPNQRFSDIVGTLSYVAPEMLSQWKRHGPEVDIWSAGVIIYIMLCGHFPFYLNSDLDFDKTTQTTCAILKGDIDFETQPWPQISESAKSLIRQMLERDPKKRLTAQQVLGNY; encoded by the coding sequence ATGATGACATTGTCGGATCACCCGAACATTGTGAAGCTAAAGGCATTTCGTGAAGATGAAGACTTCTTTTACTTTATTATGGAGCTTTGTGAGGGAGGCGAGTTGTTTGATCGAATTGAGGCTAAAGACTACTTGACCGAGGCAGAGGCAGCCCCTGTGGCTAAGATGATAGCCAAGGCAGTTTGTATGTGCCATGTGGCTGGGGTCATACATAGAGATTTGAAGCCTGAAAACTTTTTGTTCCTTAACAACCAACCAGACTCGCCTCTCAAACTCATTGATTTTGGATTTTCTGTGTTTTTTAAACCTAATCAAAGGTTTTCAGATATAGTGGGGACTCTGTCTTATGTAGCTCCGGAAATGTTGAGCCAATGGAAGCGTCATGGACCAGAAGTGGATATTTGGAGTGCTGGAGTTATCATTTACATTATGTTATGTGGTCATTTCCCATTTTATCTTAATTCAGATTTAGATTTTGATAAAACTACTCAGACAACTTGTGCTATTTTAAAAGGAGACATAGACTTTGAAACACAACCGTGGCCTCAAATTTCTGAGAGTGCTAAGAGTCTTATTAGGCAAATGCTAGAGCGTGATCCAAAAAAGCGTTTGACTGCTCAACAAGTGCTTGGTAATTACTAA